One genomic window of Borreliella garinii includes the following:
- a CDS encoding DUF58 domain-containing protein, giving the protein MIQDNEITSSTKTRIKALKFFSRKMLSELNFGGYRSIFKGLGLEFHEFRPYEDSDDARFIDWNVSSKADSIFSKVFKEDRGMNLHLLVDNSLSMSLGDKVNKKDVQDLLVSIFAHMAFFNNDKIGVTFFSSGTDKFIPSSKGHSHLGLILSETINRNLKPGSSLAYIFKNTAEYYKKRSLVIIISDFKANAYFKSLNVLSKRHNVIAIRISDFFDENFPKIGTLICEDIETGENFLVSGFSKLTLGDYKNYWTLDKIKWKKECIKKNISFIEIDTKEDVFKKLKILLKKG; this is encoded by the coding sequence ATGATACAAGATAACGAAATAACTAGTAGTACTAAGACTAGGATAAAAGCTTTAAAGTTCTTTTCAAGAAAAATGCTTTCAGAGCTTAATTTTGGTGGCTATCGTTCAATTTTTAAAGGACTTGGTCTTGAATTTCATGAATTTAGACCCTATGAAGATTCTGATGATGCTAGATTTATTGATTGGAATGTGAGTTCAAAAGCTGATAGCATTTTTTCAAAGGTTTTCAAAGAAGATAGGGGAATGAATCTTCATCTTCTAGTAGATAATTCACTTTCCATGAGCTTGGGGGACAAGGTAAATAAAAAGGATGTTCAGGATTTGTTGGTTTCTATTTTTGCACATATGGCATTTTTTAATAATGATAAAATAGGTGTTACCTTTTTTTCAAGTGGAACAGACAAGTTTATACCCTCTAGCAAGGGTCATTCACACTTAGGGTTGATTTTAAGTGAAACAATCAATAGAAATCTTAAGCCGGGTAGCAGCTTAGCTTATATTTTTAAAAATACAGCAGAATATTATAAAAAAAGATCTTTAGTTATAATTATTTCTGATTTTAAGGCGAATGCTTATTTTAAATCTTTGAATGTTTTGAGTAAGAGACATAATGTTATTGCTATAAGAATTTCAGATTTTTTTGATGAAAATTTTCCTAAGATTGGAACTTTGATTTGCGAAGATATTGAAACTGGAGAAAATTTTTTAGTTTCAGGGTTTAGCAAGTTAACATTAGGTGATTATAAAAACTATTGGACGCTTGATAAAATAAAATGGAAAAAAGAGTGTATTAAAAAAAATATTAGTTTTATTGAAATTGATACTAAAGAAGATGTTTTTAAGAAACTTAAAATTCTTCTTAAAAAGGGATAA
- a CDS encoding vWA domain-containing protein, whose protein sequence is MLTFNDPLYLFLLVIFPLIIYFNHFFKNRGGKIKFPISLYGNFNSLKLKDYRLNLMYFFTYSFLYLAAMVMVFALAGPSVSKKKMIHLSAGADIVIVLDISPSMGAVEFSSKNRLEFSKELIRRFISQRENDNIGLVAFAKDASIVVPITTDRDFFNKKLDDIYIMDLGNGSALGLGMSIALSHLKHSEALKRSIVVLTDGVVNSDEIYKDQVINLAQGLNVKIYSIGIGSSEEFSVEFKLRSGKFYQGSLKEIYDPSMLVEISHKTGGLFYSVNDDFSFQFAIQDFSKKENLERKIKIAVDNKDIYKEFLVVAFCLLFIYFIFSKIFLKEIL, encoded by the coding sequence ATGTTAACATTTAATGATCCCTTGTATTTATTTTTATTGGTAATTTTTCCTTTAATAATTTATTTTAATCATTTTTTTAAAAATAGAGGGGGCAAGATAAAGTTTCCAATATCGCTTTATGGCAATTTTAATTCTTTAAAGCTTAAGGATTATAGATTAAATTTGATGTATTTTTTTACTTATTCTTTTTTGTATTTAGCTGCAATGGTTATGGTGTTTGCTTTAGCAGGTCCTTCGGTTTCAAAAAAGAAGATGATACATCTTAGTGCTGGCGCTGACATTGTCATTGTTCTTGACATATCGCCTAGTATGGGGGCTGTTGAGTTTTCTTCTAAGAATAGACTTGAGTTTTCAAAAGAATTGATTAGACGTTTTATTTCTCAACGTGAAAATGATAATATTGGCTTGGTAGCTTTTGCAAAAGATGCTTCAATAGTGGTGCCTATAACAACAGATAGGGATTTTTTTAATAAAAAGTTAGATGATATTTATATTATGGATCTTGGCAATGGGTCTGCTTTAGGATTAGGTATGTCTATTGCGCTGTCTCATTTAAAGCATTCCGAAGCCCTTAAAAGATCAATAGTGGTTTTAACAGATGGGGTTGTTAATTCAGATGAGATTTATAAAGATCAAGTGATTAACCTTGCTCAAGGTTTAAATGTTAAGATTTATTCTATTGGCATTGGAAGTTCTGAGGAATTTAGTGTTGAGTTTAAATTAAGATCTGGAAAATTTTATCAAGGAAGTCTTAAAGAGATTTATGATCCTAGTATGCTTGTTGAGATTTCACATAAAACAGGGGGGCTTTTTTATTCAGTTAATGATGATTTTTCTTTTCAATTTGCAATTCAAGATTTTTCAAAAAAAGAAAATTTGGAGAGAAAAATTAAAATAGCCGTGGACAATAAAGATATTTATAAAGAATTTTTAGTTGTAGCGTTTTGCTTATTATTTATTTATTTTATTTTTTCAAAAATTTTCTTAAAAGAGATACTATGA
- a CDS encoding vWA domain-containing protein: MSINNYSALYFFLILICIFFVCVLDFRRNIPFFKTLSFMYGDNSYIQNYYIKKVLMTMFFILSLIFLILSILDISWGQRAVEDERNKLRISFIFDISRSMLSVDEGKIINRLESAKNMISLILSNFDNAEYSLTIFKGKSILVLPFSKDKNSLNKMLNYIEPNLISSPGSFLGDAVFSVISSLQDDSYYNFLVILTDGDDWGENNYYRFSKFVNNLKLESFVVGIGGNNPVLFDNNLIIKDKDGNLVKSVINEENLLLLASSLKGSYYNLYLKGINLVVNDIRNGIIRRTSNDIILVDVSRYKIFLVISLLFIFMYLFVRMVKWDETF, translated from the coding sequence ATGAGTATAAATAATTATAGTGCTTTATACTTTTTTTTAATTTTAATATGTATTTTTTTTGTGTGTGTGCTTGATTTTAGACGAAATATTCCGTTTTTTAAAACCTTAAGCTTTATGTATGGAGACAATTCCTACATTCAAAATTACTACATTAAAAAAGTTCTCATGACAATGTTTTTTATTTTAAGCTTGATTTTTCTCATTTTATCCATCTTGGATATTTCTTGGGGACAAAGAGCTGTTGAGGATGAGAGAAATAAATTGAGAATTTCTTTTATTTTTGATATTTCTCGTAGCATGTTAAGTGTGGATGAAGGTAAGATTATTAATAGACTTGAGAGTGCTAAAAATATGATTAGTTTAATTTTAAGCAATTTTGATAATGCAGAATATTCTCTTACTATTTTTAAAGGGAAGTCTATATTGGTTTTACCTTTTTCTAAGGATAAAAACAGTTTAAACAAGATGCTAAATTATATAGAGCCTAATTTAATAAGCTCCCCCGGGAGTTTTTTAGGAGATGCTGTTTTTAGTGTAATCTCTAGTTTACAGGATGACTCTTATTATAATTTTTTAGTCATTTTAACAGATGGCGATGATTGGGGAGAAAATAATTATTATAGGTTTTCTAAATTTGTCAATAATTTAAAGTTGGAAAGTTTTGTGGTTGGGATTGGAGGTAATAATCCTGTTTTATTTGATAATAATTTAATTATTAAAGATAAAGATGGAAATCTTGTTAAATCTGTGATAAATGAAGAAAATTTACTTCTTCTTGCCTCTTCTCTTAAAGGGTCATATTATAACTTGTATTTAAAAGGGATTAACCTTGTTGTCAATGATATAAGAAATGGTATAATAAGAAGAACGTCAAACGATATTATACTTGTTGATGTATCAAGGTATAAAATTTTTTTGGTTATTTCATTGTTGTTTATTTTTATGTATTTATTTGTCAGGATGGTAAAGTGGGACGAAACTTTTTAG
- a CDS encoding tetratricopeptide repeat protein, producing the protein MGRNFLAFLYACFLCLGFLSCSNVKSMSLMTIGNYEYVRGNYQNAISNYYNLVEDKKYSAWGYYNLGIVYYSLGEYESSLRIFSYAKKTNDIFLNFNVNYNEGIIYYNQGLYHKAEMAFKEALKINPSSYNAKYNLELAIIKKRTVRDSLNSLSVEKSKNFVESNENFLRYIENLERVVWLRKIDESLVAPKEDW; encoded by the coding sequence GTGGGACGAAACTTTTTAGCATTTTTATATGCTTGCTTTTTGTGTTTAGGTTTTTTGTCTTGCTCAAATGTTAAGTCTATGTCTTTAATGACTATTGGCAATTATGAATATGTTAGGGGAAATTATCAAAATGCAATTTCAAATTATTATAATCTTGTAGAGGATAAAAAATATTCTGCTTGGGGATATTATAATCTTGGTATTGTATATTATTCTTTAGGCGAGTATGAAAGTTCTCTTAGAATATTCTCTTATGCAAAGAAAACCAATGATATTTTTTTAAATTTTAATGTCAATTATAACGAAGGGATAATATACTATAATCAAGGACTTTATCATAAGGCCGAGATGGCTTTTAAAGAGGCTTTGAAAATTAATCCTAGCAGTTATAATGCTAAATATAATCTTGAACTTGCAATAATAAAAAAACGAACAGTTCGTGATAGTTTAAATTCTTTAAGTGTAGAAAAAAGTAAAAATTTTGTTGAAAGTAATGAAAATTTTTTAAGGTACATTGAAAATCTTGAGAGGGTTGTATGGTTGAGAAAAATAGACGAGAGTTTGGTTGCTCCAAAAGAAGATTGGTAA
- a CDS encoding SH3 domain-containing protein gives MVIFFIYFFSIARLYSLTGIDFVKNIKVLKGDKFIQIVRLNNPLQDIDTSLLKVEINKEVKSNSNVLSISRTTDNNNFSFIEIKVEYLFEGLGFIKIPPLKVIYKGDSYVSSEAEVSVLRADEINSFGLPVDLYWDLNKREVYEYQSIGLVLRSNWLLDSNSNKISGFLPAIKDAMIEKMPIFGDIQYRTFNNKEILDVPFYNFVLTPLKGSKNVLIPSFSFNIDSGLVREAPELLLKVKPIPKEVKSLAVGTFRIDYETPTYSTIEQDIFTILIKITGQGNFPHFYFPEIETYNSKILNKKKNYSFKPSKDGYKGSISQIYTVKPDTKGSVFLNIGDFSYLNPDNGTVYTLKGKKLKYEYSGNFDSINKIHNNIDSDFKLLSYTDILNYKNKTFLFFVPCYYLLLIPGFLLSLAILINYKKFFAASSFGLAILILAVGISLNAVNDSLLSEKNINDLIENYNAKNYDAALIKIDNILKKYPNYSGLWLNRALVLSKMDRDFDAIYSAYKAFLASPNNEAPYKVIGLIEAKNGVTDNIRNNSFIFSNIFFIISLFLINFLVVSISYKFLAKNLKKIIIFLLFSAVCFTIFETYYFYSEQQSEVGIIKGDLVSLYKVPDNFSRSWRFLKGNASVYILDSKDDFVLIETSYGLQGWIHKNFVVSLKDNLI, from the coding sequence TTGGTAATATTTTTTATTTATTTTTTTTCAATCGCAAGGCTTTATTCGCTTACAGGTATTGATTTTGTTAAAAATATTAAAGTTTTAAAGGGCGACAAGTTTATTCAGATCGTAAGGCTTAACAATCCTTTGCAAGACATTGATACAAGTTTGCTAAAAGTTGAAATAAATAAAGAAGTTAAATCCAATTCTAATGTTTTATCAATATCTAGGACAACGGATAATAATAACTTTTCTTTTATTGAGATTAAAGTTGAATATCTTTTTGAGGGTTTAGGGTTTATTAAGATTCCCCCATTAAAAGTAATTTATAAAGGTGATTCTTATGTATCTTCAGAAGCTGAAGTTAGTGTGCTAAGAGCTGATGAAATAAATTCTTTTGGTTTGCCAGTTGATTTATATTGGGATCTTAATAAAAGAGAGGTTTATGAATATCAAAGCATTGGTCTTGTTTTGCGTTCAAATTGGCTTTTAGATAGCAATTCTAATAAAATTTCTGGATTTTTGCCTGCTATTAAGGATGCAATGATTGAAAAGATGCCTATATTTGGGGATATTCAATATAGAACTTTTAATAATAAAGAAATTTTAGATGTACCTTTTTATAATTTTGTACTAACTCCTCTTAAGGGCTCAAAAAATGTTTTGATTCCCAGTTTTTCTTTTAATATTGATTCTGGTCTTGTTAGGGAAGCTCCCGAGCTTTTATTAAAAGTTAAACCAATCCCCAAAGAGGTTAAATCTTTGGCAGTGGGAACTTTTAGGATTGATTATGAGACTCCTACTTATTCTACAATTGAACAAGATATATTTACTATTTTAATAAAAATTACAGGTCAAGGGAATTTTCCACATTTTTACTTTCCAGAGATTGAAACTTATAATTCTAAAATTCTTAATAAAAAGAAAAATTATAGTTTTAAGCCCTCTAAAGATGGATACAAGGGCAGTATTTCTCAAATTTATACAGTTAAGCCCGACACTAAAGGTAGTGTATTTTTAAATATTGGTGATTTTAGTTATTTAAATCCAGATAATGGAACAGTTTATACTCTTAAAGGGAAGAAATTAAAGTACGAATATTCGGGAAATTTTGATAGCATAAACAAAATACATAACAATATAGATTCTGATTTTAAACTGCTATCTTATACTGATATTTTGAATTACAAAAATAAAACTTTTTTATTTTTTGTTCCATGCTATTATTTACTTTTGATCCCGGGGTTTTTATTATCTTTGGCCATTTTAATTAACTATAAAAAATTTTTTGCAGCATCAAGTTTTGGACTGGCTATTTTAATATTGGCTGTTGGCATTAGTTTAAATGCTGTAAATGATAGTTTATTGTCAGAAAAAAATATAAATGATTTGATTGAAAACTATAATGCTAAAAATTATGATGCTGCACTTATCAAGATTGATAATATTCTTAAAAAATATCCAAATTATTCAGGACTTTGGTTAAATAGAGCTCTTGTTTTAAGTAAAATGGATAGAGATTTTGATGCTATTTATTCAGCTTATAAGGCATTTTTAGCTTCTCCAAATAATGAAGCCCCCTATAAGGTTATTGGTCTAATTGAAGCCAAAAATGGAGTTACAGACAATATTCGTAACAATAGTTTTATTTTTTCTAATATTTTTTTTATTATTAGCTTATTTTTGATAAATTTTTTAGTCGTATCTATTTCTTATAAATTTTTGGCAAAAAATTTAAAAAAAATAATTATATTTTTACTTTTTTCTGCGGTTTGTTTTACTATATTTGAAACATATTATTTTTATTCTGAGCAACAATCTGAGGTGGGAATAATTAAAGGTGATTTAGTTTCTCTTTACAAGGTTCCTGATAACTTTTCAAGGAGTTGGAGATTTTTAAAAGGAAATGCGAGTGTTTATATCCTTGACAGCAAAGACGATTTTGTTCTTATTGAAACAAGTTATGGACTTCAAGGCTGGATTCACAAGAATTTTGTTGTATCCTTAAAAGATAATTTGATCTAA
- the infA gene encoding translation initiation factor IF-1, with translation MNIKEEAIETEGIVKESLPNTMFRVELKNKHIVLAHLSGKMRKHFIKIVPGDKVKVELSPYDLTKGRIVYREK, from the coding sequence TTGAATATTAAAGAAGAAGCTATTGAAACCGAAGGAATTGTAAAAGAATCCCTTCCAAATACCATGTTTAGAGTAGAACTTAAAAACAAGCACATTGTACTTGCTCATCTATCTGGCAAGATGCGAAAACATTTCATCAAAATCGTTCCTGGCGATAAAGTAAAAGTTGAGCTATCTCCTTATGACCTTACAAAAGGTAGAATAGTATACAGGGAAAAATAA
- a CDS encoding TraR/DksA family transcriptional regulator, which yields MQKASFEHDFIEEIKKFLSAEKREILDSIKSVENSKKEIINNDMYPKDVVDIAFDNMDGNNLEALGFVEKRKLNLINQALYRISQNSYGKCLACEKEIARERLLAIPYAFLCISCQTKKEKKSKR from the coding sequence ATGCAAAAAGCTAGTTTTGAGCATGACTTTATTGAAGAGATAAAAAAATTTCTTTCAGCTGAAAAAAGAGAGATATTAGATTCTATTAAGTCTGTAGAAAATAGCAAAAAGGAAATAATTAATAATGATATGTATCCAAAGGATGTTGTTGATATTGCTTTTGATAATATGGATGGAAATAATCTTGAAGCGTTAGGTTTTGTTGAAAAAAGAAAGTTGAATTTAATAAATCAAGCTCTTTATAGAATTTCTCAAAATTCTTATGGTAAGTGCTTGGCTTGTGAAAAAGAGATTGCTAGAGAGAGACTTTTAGCGATTCCTTATGCTTTTTTATGTATTAGTTGTCAGACAAAAAAAGAAAAAAAGAGTAAAAGATGA
- a CDS encoding OmpA family protein, which yields MNIKAAMLLLLLFLVQRLALSSETFEFKYIKGTKFRLEGKDNQKVYFNGHYNSSSTTNIQISSEIKDTKEKFANIKAFFRILKRKNINEPYLLNEEFEETFSVNKQGEYIIGANQKRPSVRGIPRFPKTPIKINEKWTYPAEEYIEASKIDKSMKDFIVKFNVNYEYKGKEEYNGKHYHIILSNYESQYNIKNISFYQKVEQKIYFDNEIGNTYKYNDEYIFEIKQNNNQHFKMIGNSLGRIVSIELPNDNFIETEVENYIQEKKIKNIVVEKNNKGINLSLDIEFYPDSFQILQKEYKKLDLIAKLLEKFEKNNILIEGHTEQFGLEEEMYELSEKRARTIGNYLIKMKVKNKDQILFKGWGSQKPKYPNSSPLKAKNRRVEITILNN from the coding sequence ATGAATATAAAAGCAGCCATGCTATTGTTGCTATTATTTTTAGTTCAAAGATTAGCTTTGTCTTCTGAAACCTTTGAATTTAAATACATTAAAGGTACAAAGTTTAGATTAGAAGGCAAAGATAATCAAAAAGTTTATTTTAACGGCCATTACAATTCAAGTTCTACAACAAATATTCAAATTTCAAGTGAAATAAAAGACACAAAAGAAAAATTTGCAAACATTAAAGCTTTTTTTAGAATCTTAAAAAGAAAAAACATTAATGAACCTTATCTATTAAATGAAGAGTTTGAAGAAACCTTCAGTGTAAATAAACAAGGAGAATATATAATAGGAGCAAATCAAAAAAGACCCTCTGTTAGAGGCATTCCAAGATTTCCAAAAACACCTATCAAAATAAATGAAAAATGGACATACCCCGCAGAAGAGTACATAGAAGCCTCAAAAATAGACAAAAGCATGAAAGATTTCATTGTAAAATTTAATGTTAACTACGAATATAAAGGTAAGGAAGAGTACAACGGCAAACATTACCACATAATTCTTTCTAATTATGAATCACAATATAATATAAAAAACATCTCTTTCTATCAAAAAGTAGAACAAAAAATTTATTTTGACAATGAAATTGGTAATACATATAAATACAATGACGAATATATTTTTGAAATAAAGCAGAATAACAACCAACATTTTAAAATGATTGGAAACTCCCTTGGCAGAATAGTTTCAATTGAACTTCCAAATGATAATTTCATTGAAACTGAAGTTGAAAATTACATCCAAGAAAAAAAAATAAAAAATATTGTCGTTGAAAAAAATAATAAAGGTATTAATTTAAGCTTAGATATTGAATTTTATCCTGACTCATTCCAAATACTACAAAAAGAATATAAAAAACTTGACCTTATAGCTAAACTTCTTGAAAAATTTGAAAAAAATAACATTCTAATAGAAGGACATACTGAACAATTTGGATTAGAAGAAGAGATGTACGAGCTCTCTGAAAAAAGAGCTCGTACAATTGGAAATTATTTGATAAAAATGAAAGTAAAAAACAAAGATCAAATACTATTTAAAGGATGGGGATCTCAAAAACCAAAATATCCTAATTCGTCCCCATTAAAGGCTAAAAATAGACGAGTAGAAATTACAATATTAAATAACTAA
- the malQ gene encoding 4-alpha-glucanotransferase: MKYKKIRINLNLKRKSGILLNISSLPSKYGIGDLGKGAYKFIDFLFASSQSYWQMFAYSPIDFTRSPPYSIFSAFAGNVYYIDLEALDKFIDSDLNLLKENETRYSDLKKISFKDKFLKEAALNFINRASADEVRSFEKFKKKSSYWLLDFASFVAFKEYFLKDSRDAFNVIFDRGILKRNEKDLFKLRNILSKEIKVQEVLQYFFFSQFQALKCYANDKGIELVMNVPLFIAYDSADVWAHQKYFKLRFDASKDKVAGISPDYFLEQEQAWDSPAYSWNVLKKVNYEWWVKRIGILRKYVDVIKIDHFRGFVSTWEVSVGEAYAFNGLWVKSPGRDFFNFILNEIKDLKIWVEDFENDLEDASRLRDFFNFPGMRIMKLAFDFDSDNQNLPHNYIKNCIVYTGIGDNGTIREFVNSLDDLHKKYIFDYLNTNEDFVVWGMIRSAMSSVSDNVIIPMQDYISLGDEFSVNIPKNTLNNWIFRLLESDLDATLSKNISFITRLYGRA, translated from the coding sequence ATGAAGTATAAAAAAATAAGAATTAATTTAAATTTAAAAAGAAAAAGTGGTATTTTGCTTAATATAAGCTCTTTGCCATCTAAATATGGTATTGGAGATTTGGGGAAAGGGGCTTATAAATTTATAGATTTTTTGTTTGCATCTTCGCAAAGCTATTGGCAAATGTTTGCTTATTCTCCTATTGATTTTACAAGATCTCCTCCTTACTCAATTTTTTCGGCTTTTGCTGGCAATGTTTATTATATTGATTTAGAGGCTCTTGACAAATTTATAGATTCAGATTTAAACCTTTTAAAGGAAAATGAAACCAGATACTCTGATTTAAAAAAAATAAGCTTTAAAGATAAATTTCTTAAAGAAGCTGCTTTAAATTTTATTAATAGAGCTTCGGCTGATGAGGTTAGAAGCTTTGAAAAATTTAAAAAAAAGTCTTCTTATTGGCTTTTAGATTTTGCAAGTTTTGTTGCATTTAAAGAATATTTTCTAAAAGATTCAAGGGATGCTTTTAATGTTATTTTTGATAGAGGAATTCTTAAAAGAAATGAAAAAGACTTATTTAAATTGAGAAATATCCTCTCAAAAGAGATTAAAGTGCAAGAGGTACTGCAGTATTTCTTTTTTTCACAGTTTCAAGCTTTAAAGTGTTATGCAAATGACAAAGGAATTGAGCTAGTTATGAACGTGCCTCTTTTTATAGCGTATGATTCTGCTGATGTTTGGGCGCATCAAAAATATTTTAAGTTAAGATTTGATGCAAGCAAAGATAAGGTTGCAGGAATTTCTCCAGATTATTTTTTAGAGCAAGAGCAAGCTTGGGATAGTCCAGCTTATAGCTGGAATGTTTTAAAGAAAGTTAATTATGAATGGTGGGTAAAAAGGATTGGAATTTTAAGAAAGTATGTAGATGTAATTAAAATTGATCATTTCAGAGGTTTTGTTTCTACTTGGGAAGTTAGCGTTGGTGAGGCTTATGCTTTTAATGGGTTGTGGGTAAAGTCACCAGGACGAGATTTTTTTAATTTTATTTTAAATGAAATTAAAGATTTAAAAATTTGGGTTGAAGATTTTGAAAATGATCTTGAAGATGCTTCAAGGTTAAGAGATTTTTTTAATTTTCCAGGAATGAGAATAATGAAGCTTGCCTTTGATTTTGATTCGGACAATCAGAATCTTCCTCATAATTATATTAAAAATTGTATAGTTTACACAGGAATTGGCGATAATGGCACAATACGAGAATTTGTTAATTCTTTAGATGATTTACATAAAAAGTATATTTTTGATTATTTAAATACAAATGAAGATTTTGTTGTTTGGGGCATGATAAGAAGTGCTATGAGCAGTGTTTCTGATAATGTAATAATACCGATGCAAGATTATATTAGTTTAGGAGATGAATTTAGTGTAAATATTCCAAAAAACACTTTAAACAATTGGATTTTTAGATTATTAGAAAGTGATTTAGATGCTACTTTGAGTAAAAATATAAGTTTTATTACAAGGCTTTATGGCAGGGCTTAA
- a CDS encoding putative glycoside hydrolase, translating into MYMKIFIYWIVIFFFFIFKVFSIYSLTDEEFFKKYSLFFVHKGFLSKNINGEITKVQVNGIDSRWVYPFNKLVPSRITSIYEDVYSSSSFLTTSDNLYVSYDYSKNFRKLVGINKFNSSAYITSSAFSQGEYKRIAIGTAIHGIYLSVNGAVSFKNLNHLIPQIYLGAGYYDIISAVEFSREDINNLYFSSGVYGDIFLISQKSGFIKKISFPFKKQIIRILDLSSKNVEKILVRTYDNHFYSYFNEQWLFIGKLSLQDQDFVEKSQRMQLAKNKGSIYLTAHTLSNNRAVDERFKFIKDSGMNAVVIDFKDDNGNLTYSSKLSLPNRLGSIKNLIDVSYILKKARELGIYVIARCVVFKDAKLYYYNNFKHALWNKRTNKPWAHFIKKVDSSGLVKYVQVEHWVDIFSPATWEYNISIAKEIQSFGVDEIQFDYIRFPSDGPVYFATSKMNKYEMRPVDALESFLIMAREQLYIPISVDIYGYNGWFPTNSIGQSIAMLSDYVDVISPMFYPSHYTNDFLPSNSYYTKRAYKIYKEGSDRAFMFSLNGVVIRPYVQAFLLGKERFVNDEIYLNYLKFQLKGVKESLGSGFSLWNASNVYYMVKGNLKEYLDSF; encoded by the coding sequence ATGTATATGAAAATTTTTATCTATTGGATAGTTATTTTCTTCTTTTTTATTTTTAAAGTTTTTAGTATATATTCATTAACCGATGAAGAATTTTTTAAAAAATATAGTTTATTTTTTGTTCATAAAGGATTTTTGAGCAAAAATATTAATGGGGAAATAACCAAAGTTCAAGTTAATGGGATAGATTCTAGGTGGGTTTATCCTTTTAATAAGCTTGTACCTAGTCGAATTACCTCGATTTATGAAGATGTTTATTCTTCAAGTTCATTTTTAACTACAAGTGATAATCTTTATGTTTCTTATGATTATTCAAAGAATTTTAGAAAATTAGTGGGAATTAACAAATTTAACAGTAGTGCATATATTACATCGAGCGCCTTTTCTCAAGGAGAGTATAAGCGTATTGCTATTGGAACTGCGATTCATGGCATTTATCTTAGTGTCAATGGAGCTGTTAGTTTTAAAAATTTAAATCATTTAATTCCTCAGATTTATCTGGGTGCAGGGTATTACGACATTATTAGTGCTGTTGAATTTTCAAGAGAAGATATAAATAATTTATATTTTTCTTCTGGAGTTTATGGAGATATTTTTTTAATTAGTCAGAAAAGTGGATTTATTAAAAAAATTTCTTTTCCTTTTAAAAAGCAAATAATACGTATTTTAGATTTATCTAGCAAGAATGTGGAAAAAATTTTAGTTAGAACATATGATAATCATTTTTATTCTTATTTTAATGAACAATGGTTATTTATTGGGAAATTATCTTTGCAAGATCAGGATTTTGTTGAAAAATCACAAAGAATGCAGCTTGCTAAAAATAAAGGGTCTATTTATTTAACAGCGCATACATTGAGTAATAACAGGGCAGTTGATGAAAGATTTAAATTCATTAAAGATTCAGGTATGAATGCTGTTGTGATTGATTTTAAAGATGATAATGGTAATTTAACTTATTCTAGTAAGCTTTCTTTGCCCAATAGATTAGGATCTATTAAAAACTTAATTGATGTTTCTTATATTCTTAAAAAAGCTAGAGAACTTGGAATTTATGTTATTGCTAGATGTGTTGTATTTAAAGATGCAAAATTGTATTATTATAATAATTTTAAGCATGCTCTTTGGAATAAACGGACGAATAAACCTTGGGCTCATTTTATTAAAAAAGTTGATTCTAGTGGTCTTGTGAAATATGTACAAGTAGAGCATTGGGTAGATATTTTTTCTCCTGCCACTTGGGAGTATAATATTTCTATTGCAAAGGAAATACAATCTTTTGGAGTTGATGAGATACAGTTTGATTATATTAGATTTCCATCAGATGGTCCTGTATATTTTGCAACCTCAAAAATGAATAAGTATGAGATGCGCCCCGTTGATGCTCTTGAGTCTTTTTTGATTATGGCAAGAGAACAGCTTTATATTCCTATTTCTGTTGATATTTATGGGTACAATGGTTGGTTTCCTACTAATAGCATTGGGCAAAGTATTGCAATGTTGTCAGATTATGTTGATGTTATATCTCCTATGTTTTATCCTTCGCACTATACTAATGATTTTTTGCCAAGCAATTCTTATTATACAAAAAGAGCTTATAAGATTTATAAAGAGGGGAGTGATAGAGCATTTATGTTTTCTTTAAATGGGGTTGTCATTAGGCCTTATGTTCAAGCTTTTTTATTGGGAAAAGAAAGGTTTGTGAATGATGAGATTTATTTAAACTATTTAAAGTTTCAGCTTAAAGGGGTTAAAGAGTCGCTTGGTAGTGGTTTTAGTCTTTGGAACGCATCTAATGTTTATTATATGGTTAAAGGCAATTTAAAAGAATATTTAGATTCTTTTTAA